The following are encoded together in the Streptomyces sp. NBC_00341 genome:
- a CDS encoding alpha/beta fold hydrolase translates to MSDDPWILDRTFHSSAGEVRWAALGRAGAPPVVLVHGTPFSSYVWRGVARALAQDHRVFVWDLPGYGASAQFEGQDVSLGSQARVLTELLGHWELAEPAVAAHDFGGCVALRAHLLHGAHYRRLALVDPVALAPWGSPAYRLLGGHPEVFGQLPPALHRALVREYVSSASHTGLRPAVLDRLVEPWCTEAGQPAFYRQISQNDQRFTDEIQHRYGGIELPVLICWGAQDTWIPLERGHELAALVPGSELRIIEGAGHLVQEDAPAELTAALTGFLRTSLNP, encoded by the coding sequence ATGAGCGACGACCCATGGATCCTGGACCGCACGTTCCACAGCTCCGCCGGGGAGGTCCGCTGGGCCGCCCTGGGCCGGGCCGGGGCGCCGCCCGTCGTCCTGGTGCACGGGACGCCCTTCTCCTCGTACGTCTGGCGCGGGGTGGCCCGCGCGCTGGCCCAGGACCACCGGGTCTTCGTCTGGGACCTGCCCGGATACGGCGCCTCCGCACAGTTCGAGGGCCAGGACGTCTCGCTCGGCTCACAGGCCCGGGTGCTCACGGAACTCCTGGGCCACTGGGAGCTGGCCGAACCCGCCGTGGCCGCCCATGACTTCGGCGGCTGCGTCGCCCTGCGCGCCCATCTGCTGCACGGCGCCCACTACCGCCGCCTGGCGCTGGTGGACCCGGTGGCGCTGGCGCCCTGGGGCTCGCCCGCCTACCGGCTGCTCGGCGGACACCCGGAGGTCTTCGGGCAGTTGCCGCCCGCGCTGCACCGGGCCCTGGTGCGCGAGTACGTGAGTTCGGCCAGTCACACCGGGCTGCGTCCGGCGGTCCTGGACCGGCTGGTCGAGCCCTGGTGCACCGAGGCCGGACAGCCCGCCTTCTACCGGCAGATCAGCCAGAACGACCAGCGGTTCACCGACGAGATCCAGCACCGCTACGGCGGGATCGAGCTGCCGGTGCTGATCTGCTGGGGCGCACAGGACACCTGGATCCCGCTCGAACGCGGCCATGAACTGGCCGCCCTCGTGCCCGGCTCCGAGCTGCGGATCATCGAGGGCGCCGGGCATCTGGTGCAGGAGGACGCACCGGCCGAACTGACCGCCGCGCTCACCGGCTTCCTGCGGACGTCCCTGAACCCCTGA
- a CDS encoding TetR family transcriptional regulator, whose product MSHTAGIRQAKKLKTRQALLDAALGLLEEQSLSSLGLREVTRAGGVTPTAFYRHFDDIAALGVALVEQTLGSLHGMIGAILAETGDSEVRLDRSVELIARHVREQPAHFRFIAREQHGGVGPVREAIAAQLRLFTEEVAAALAGEPESRGWSEEDLLMLGGLYVDHMVITASALLDAGPDGGRAVAEVARRRLRLVTLGRLHWLDDAP is encoded by the coding sequence ATGAGTCACACCGCCGGTATCCGCCAGGCCAAGAAGCTCAAGACGCGTCAGGCACTGCTGGACGCCGCCCTCGGGCTGCTGGAGGAGCAGAGCCTGAGCAGCCTGGGGCTGCGCGAGGTGACCCGCGCGGGCGGTGTCACACCGACGGCCTTCTACCGGCACTTCGACGACATCGCCGCGCTCGGTGTCGCTCTCGTCGAGCAGACGCTGGGCAGCCTGCACGGAATGATCGGCGCGATCCTGGCCGAGACCGGCGACAGCGAGGTCCGGCTCGACCGCAGCGTCGAACTGATAGCGCGCCATGTCCGCGAGCAGCCCGCCCACTTCAGGTTCATCGCCCGCGAGCAGCACGGCGGGGTCGGCCCGGTCCGCGAGGCCATCGCAGCCCAGCTCCGGCTGTTCACCGAGGAGGTGGCGGCGGCGCTCGCCGGGGAGCCGGAGTCGCGGGGCTGGAGCGAGGAGGATCTACTGATGCTGGGCGGCCTCTACGTCGACCACATGGTGATCACCGCCTCCGCGCTGCTGGACGCGGGCCCGGACGGCGGACGGGCGGTGGCCGAGGTGGCCAGGCGCCGGCTACGGCTGGTCACCCTCGGCCGGCTGCACTGGCTGGACGACGCACCCTGA
- a CDS encoding DUF4190 domain-containing protein has protein sequence MTLTTLGRRSGTADGTDPGAPAPAPAPAPAATSAGPTSDAPVRSTRSSRSSRSSRDADALAVASFVLGLVGLLVMNILLGPAAIVMAVIALARSTARRGRALLGLALGVADLVVLAFLVTGNGAVGWSFSG, from the coding sequence ATGACGCTCACCACACTCGGCCGCCGCTCCGGAACGGCGGACGGCACCGATCCTGGCGCCCCCGCTCCCGCCCCTGCTCCCGCTCCCGCCGCGACGTCCGCCGGCCCGACCTCCGACGCCCCGGTCCGGTCCACGCGGTCCAGCCGGTCCAGCCGGTCCAGCCGGGACGCCGACGCCCTCGCGGTCGCCTCTTTCGTCCTCGGGCTCGTCGGACTGCTGGTGATGAACATCCTGCTGGGCCCGGCGGCCATCGTGATGGCGGTCATCGCCCTGGCCCGGTCCACCGCTCGCAGGGGCCGCGCCCTGCTGGGGCTCGCGCTCGGCGTCGCCGACCTGGTGGTCCTGGCCTTCCTCGTCACCGGGAACGGCGCTGTCGGCTGGAGTTTCAGCGGCTGA
- a CDS encoding cysteine desulfurase family protein yields the protein MAYLDHAATTPMLPEAIAAMTAQLAATGNASSLHAAGRRARRTVEESRETLADALGARPSEVVFTSGGTEADNLAVKGLYWARRDADPRRTRVLASPVEHHAVLDAVDWLAEHEGATVEYLPVDRYGRVHPDALREALVRHPDDVAMITVMWANNEIGTIMPVRELASVAREFDVPMHADAVQAFGQLEVDFARSGLAAMTVSAHKIGGPFGVGALLLGRDHTPVPVLHGGGQERHVRSGTLDVPGVASFAVAGRLAADGREGFARETGGLRDQLVAAVLAEVPDALLGGDPAPGGRLPANAHFTFPGCEGDSLLLLLDAQGIECSTGSACTAGIAQPSHVLLATGTEPDLARGTLRFSLGHTTTKQDIDEVARAIGPAVERARTAGLS from the coding sequence ATGGCTTACCTCGACCACGCCGCGACCACCCCGATGCTTCCGGAAGCGATCGCGGCGATGACCGCCCAGCTCGCTGCCACCGGCAACGCGTCCTCCCTGCACGCCGCCGGGCGCCGGGCCCGCCGTACCGTCGAGGAGTCCAGAGAGACCCTCGCCGACGCCCTCGGCGCACGCCCCAGCGAGGTGGTGTTCACCTCCGGCGGCACCGAAGCGGACAACCTCGCGGTGAAGGGCCTGTACTGGGCCCGCCGCGACGCCGACCCCCGCCGCACGCGGGTGCTGGCCAGCCCCGTCGAGCACCACGCGGTGCTCGACGCCGTGGACTGGCTGGCCGAGCACGAGGGCGCGACCGTCGAATACCTTCCCGTCGACCGTTACGGGCGGGTCCACCCGGACGCGCTGCGCGAGGCGCTGGTCCGTCACCCCGACGACGTCGCGATGATCACCGTGATGTGGGCCAACAACGAGATCGGCACCATCATGCCGGTACGTGAACTGGCTTCAGTGGCGCGCGAGTTCGATGTGCCCATGCACGCCGACGCGGTGCAGGCCTTCGGCCAGCTGGAAGTCGACTTCGCCCGTTCGGGACTGGCCGCGATGACCGTCAGCGCACACAAGATCGGCGGCCCGTTCGGCGTCGGCGCACTGCTGCTCGGCCGCGACCACACCCCCGTACCCGTGCTGCACGGCGGCGGGCAGGAGCGCCATGTGCGCTCCGGCACCCTCGATGTGCCCGGGGTCGCCTCGTTCGCCGTCGCGGGGCGGCTCGCCGCCGACGGGCGCGAGGGCTTCGCCCGGGAGACCGGGGGCCTGCGCGACCAGCTGGTCGCGGCCGTGCTGGCGGAGGTCCCGGACGCTCTCCTCGGCGGCGACCCGGCCCCCGGCGGGCGGCTCCCGGCCAACGCGCACTTCACGTTCCCCGGCTGCGAGGGCGACTCCCTCCTGCTGCTGCTGGACGCCCAGGGCATCGAGTGCTCGACCGGCTCCGCCTGCACGGCCGGGATCGCCCAGCCCAGCCACGTGCTGCTCGCCACCGGTACAGAGCCGGACCTGGCGCGCGGCACCCTGCGCTTCTCGCTCGGCCACACCACGACCAAGCAGGACATCGACGAGGTGGCGCGGGCGATCGGCCCGGCGGTGGAACGGGCCAGGACGGCCGGACTCAGCTGA
- a CDS encoding N-acetylmuramoyl-L-alanine amidase — protein sequence MGTKGTTGAEGSGTGISRRSVLIGGAVTAAGTAALARDQLKRAWWRLPGVEKPRTPGEVDYARARWTAASPSNWRRADRPDDYGIDRVVIHVTQGSFQSAVRVFQDPRHGAAAHYVVRKDGHVEQMIRELDVAFHAGNRSYNERSVGIEHEGFVDRPQDFTAAMYAASARLTAAICGRYGIPVDRKHVIGHVEVPGADHTDPGKGWDWDRYMKLVRAARR from the coding sequence ATGGGGACGAAGGGCACGACAGGCGCCGAGGGCTCCGGCACCGGCATCAGCCGGCGTTCGGTGCTGATCGGTGGCGCCGTCACGGCGGCCGGCACGGCGGCGCTCGCCCGGGACCAGCTGAAACGTGCCTGGTGGCGGCTGCCGGGCGTGGAGAAGCCCCGTACACCCGGCGAGGTGGACTACGCGCGGGCCCGGTGGACGGCGGCGTCCCCGTCGAACTGGCGGCGGGCGGACCGCCCCGACGACTACGGCATCGACCGGGTCGTCATCCATGTCACGCAAGGCAGCTTCCAGAGCGCCGTCAGGGTCTTCCAGGACCCCCGGCACGGGGCGGCGGCGCACTACGTGGTGCGCAAGGACGGTCATGTGGAGCAGATGATCCGCGAGCTGGACGTGGCGTTCCACGCGGGCAACCGCTCGTACAACGAACGCAGCGTCGGTATCGAGCACGAGGGCTTCGTGGACCGCCCGCAGGACTTCACCGCGGCGATGTACGCGGCGTCCGCCCGGCTGACCGCCGCGATATGCGGGCGGTACGGGATACCGGTGGACCGGAAGCACGTCATCGGGCACGTGGAGGTGCCGGGCGCCGATCACACGGACCCGGGCAAGGGCTGGGACTGGGACCGCTACATGAAGCTGGTGCGGGCGGCGCGGCGCTGA
- the mnmA gene encoding tRNA 2-thiouridine(34) synthase MnmA → MTQTSQRPLRVLAAMSGGVDSAVAAARAAEAGHDVTGVHLALSANPQSFRTGARGCCTIEDSRDARRAADVIGIPFYVWDLAERFREDVVEDFVAEYEAGRTPNPCLRCNEKIKFAALLDKALALGFDAVCTGHYATVVLAADGSRELHRASDMAKDQSYVLGVLDERQLAHAMFPLGDTLTTKDEIRAEAERRGLAVAKKPDSHDICFIADGDTQGFLADRLGGTAEGDILDESGTKLGTHEGAFGFTIGQRKGLRIGHPAPDGKPRYVLDISPVNNTVTVGPVEALDVTALTAIKPRWCGTPPSGPGTYTAQLRAHGGETEVSAELLDGTLNVAFTEPVRGVAPGQAVVLYDGTRVVGSATIATTVRRETAAAG, encoded by the coding sequence ATGACTCAGACTTCCCAGCGCCCCCTCCGTGTCCTCGCCGCCATGTCGGGCGGGGTCGACTCCGCCGTCGCCGCGGCCCGCGCCGCAGAGGCTGGCCACGACGTGACCGGTGTGCACCTCGCCCTCTCCGCGAACCCGCAGTCCTTCCGGACCGGGGCCCGGGGCTGTTGCACCATCGAGGACTCCCGCGACGCCCGCCGCGCCGCGGACGTCATCGGCATCCCCTTCTACGTCTGGGACCTGGCGGAACGCTTCCGCGAGGACGTCGTGGAGGACTTCGTCGCGGAGTACGAGGCCGGCCGCACCCCCAACCCCTGCCTGCGCTGCAACGAGAAGATCAAGTTCGCCGCGCTGCTCGACAAGGCCCTCGCCCTGGGCTTCGACGCGGTCTGCACCGGCCACTACGCCACGGTCGTGCTCGCCGCCGACGGCAGCCGCGAGCTGCACCGCGCCTCCGACATGGCCAAGGACCAGAGCTATGTGCTGGGCGTCCTGGACGAGCGCCAGCTCGCCCACGCCATGTTCCCGCTCGGTGACACCCTCACCACCAAGGACGAGATCCGCGCGGAGGCCGAGCGCCGGGGTCTGGCCGTCGCCAAGAAGCCCGACAGCCACGACATCTGCTTCATCGCCGACGGCGACACCCAGGGCTTCCTGGCCGACCGTCTCGGCGGCACGGCGGAGGGCGACATCCTCGACGAGTCCGGTACGAAGCTCGGCACCCACGAGGGCGCCTTCGGCTTCACCATCGGCCAGCGCAAGGGCCTGCGCATCGGCCACCCCGCGCCCGACGGCAAGCCGCGCTACGTCCTGGACATCTCCCCGGTGAACAACACGGTGACGGTCGGCCCCGTCGAGGCCCTCGACGTGACCGCCCTCACCGCGATCAAGCCCCGCTGGTGCGGCACCCCGCCGTCCGGCCCCGGCACGTACACCGCCCAGCTGCGCGCCCACGGCGGCGAGACCGAGGTGAGCGCCGAACTGCTCGACGGCACCCTCAACGTCGCCTTCACCGAGCCGGTGCGGGGCGTGGCCCCGGGTCAGGCGGTCGTGCTGTACGACGGGACGCGCGTGGTCGGGTCGGCCACGATCGCGACGACGGTACGGCGGGAGACGGCGGCGGCGGGCTGA
- a CDS encoding alpha/beta fold hydrolase, whose product MDKTLSRDGTLIAYRRRGEGPPVILVGGALATAATEAPLARLLAPRFHVVTYDRRGRGDSGDRAPYAVAREIEDLGAVVEAVGGRPSVFGAGTGGALALEAQAAGLPVDLLAVYEPPYTPGPAGLLFKADCTARLHRLLSAGDRDGAVELFLSVTGVPADLIARMRSAPLWRSLESVAHTLAYDDALLGDGAVPAGRFASVTARTLVVGGGFSPDTARAASQELADALPRGRHRTLTGQARELAPQVIAPVLAEFFTRDVYAGQAS is encoded by the coding sequence ATGGACAAGACACTCTCCCGCGACGGCACCCTGATCGCGTACCGGCGCCGGGGTGAAGGACCGCCGGTGATCCTGGTGGGCGGGGCCCTGGCCACGGCCGCGACCGAGGCCCCGCTGGCACGCCTGTTGGCGCCCCGTTTCCATGTGGTCACCTACGACAGGCGGGGCCGGGGCGACAGCGGTGACCGCGCGCCGTACGCGGTGGCGCGCGAGATCGAGGACCTGGGCGCGGTCGTCGAGGCGGTCGGCGGCCGCCCCTCGGTGTTCGGCGCCGGGACCGGCGGCGCGCTGGCCCTGGAGGCGCAGGCCGCCGGGCTCCCCGTCGACCTGCTCGCGGTGTACGAGCCGCCGTACACCCCAGGGCCGGCCGGTCTGCTGTTCAAGGCGGACTGCACGGCCCGGCTGCACCGGCTGCTGTCCGCCGGGGACCGGGACGGGGCGGTGGAGCTGTTCCTCAGCGTGACGGGCGTCCCGGCCGATCTGATCGCCAGGATGCGGAGTGCGCCGCTGTGGCGCAGCCTGGAGTCCGTGGCGCACACCCTGGCGTACGACGACGCGTTGCTCGGCGACGGCGCGGTGCCGGCCGGGCGGTTCGCCTCCGTCACGGCCCGGACCCTGGTGGTCGGCGGCGGTTTCAGCCCGGACACCGCGAGGGCGGCGAGCCAGGAACTGGCGGACGCCCTCCCCCGGGGCCGCCACCGCACGCTGACGGGCCAGGCCCGGGAGCTGGCACCGCAGGTGATCGCGCCGGTGCTGGCGGAGTTCTTCACCCGCGACGTGTACGCGGGCCAGGCTTCCTGA
- a CDS encoding DUF427 domain-containing protein, protein MTATRGHLITVEPAAEHVRVIRDGVTLAESRRPLVLRETGCPVRYYLPPEDVRTELLTASDTRTHCPFKGDASYWSLPDAADLVWAYPEPKEEVAAIKDHFCFYDTEAVAD, encoded by the coding sequence ATGACTGCCACCCGAGGACACCTCATCACCGTGGAGCCCGCCGCAGAGCACGTGCGCGTGATCCGCGACGGCGTAACTCTTGCGGAGAGCCGGCGCCCGCTCGTCCTGCGCGAGACCGGCTGTCCGGTGCGGTACTACCTGCCGCCCGAGGACGTCCGCACCGAGTTGCTGACGGCCTCCGACACCCGGACCCACTGCCCGTTCAAGGGGGATGCCTCCTACTGGTCGCTGCCGGACGCGGCGGACCTGGTCTGGGCGTACCCGGAGCCGAAGGAGGAAGTCGCCGCGATCAAGGACCACTTCTGCTTCTACGACACCGAGGCGGTCGCGGACTGA
- a CDS encoding TIGR00730 family Rossman fold protein: MNICVFLSAADLDERYTRPAREFAELIGRGGHTLVWGGSESGLMKVVADGVQESGGKLVGVSVDFLAAKARTNADEMVIARDLAERKALLLEKSDAVVIMVGGTGTLDEATEILELKKHGKHTKPVVLLNTAGFYDGLRQQFQRMEDEGFLPLPLTDLVFFAKDGVGALAYLEEWSGLQ, encoded by the coding sequence ATGAACATCTGCGTATTCCTCTCCGCCGCCGACCTCGACGAGCGCTACACCCGGCCCGCCCGCGAATTCGCCGAACTGATCGGCCGCGGCGGACACACCCTGGTCTGGGGCGGCTCGGAGAGCGGGCTGATGAAGGTCGTGGCCGACGGGGTGCAGGAGTCGGGCGGGAAGCTGGTCGGGGTCTCGGTGGACTTCCTGGCCGCGAAGGCCCGTACCAACGCGGACGAGATGGTGATCGCGCGTGACCTCGCGGAGCGCAAGGCGCTCCTCCTGGAGAAGTCCGACGCCGTCGTGATCATGGTGGGCGGCACCGGCACCCTCGACGAGGCGACCGAGATCCTGGAGCTCAAGAAGCACGGCAAGCACACCAAGCCGGTCGTGCTGCTCAACACGGCGGGCTTCTACGACGGACTGCGCCAGCAGTTCCAGCGTATGGAGGACGAGGGCTTCCTGCCGCTCCCGCTGACCGACCTGGTGTTCTTCGCCAAGGACGGCGTGGGCGCCCTGGCCTACCTGGAGGAGTGGTCCGGCCTGCAGTGA
- a CDS encoding SDR family oxidoreductase, producing the protein MSTHLITGAGSGIGAAVARRLTERGDDLVLLARDAGRARELAALHPGARTIVGDLANPDRLSWAFAQQPVPERLDSLMHIAGVVELGQVGELTPKAWHAQLNANLVAPAELTRLFLPQLRVAQGHVLFVNSGAGLAASAGWSAYAASKHGLKALADSLRQEEHGNGVRVTTVYPGRTASPMQAKVHQQEGKEYDAERWIDPESIATTILMAIDLPRDAEVNDLTVRPGR; encoded by the coding sequence ATGTCCACTCACCTCATCACCGGCGCCGGTTCCGGCATCGGCGCAGCAGTCGCCCGCCGTCTCACCGAGCGCGGCGACGACCTCGTCCTCCTGGCCCGCGACGCGGGCCGCGCCAGGGAACTCGCCGCGCTGCACCCCGGCGCCCGCACGATCGTCGGGGACCTCGCCAACCCGGACCGGCTCTCCTGGGCCTTCGCCCAGCAGCCGGTGCCGGAGCGGCTCGACTCACTGATGCACATCGCGGGCGTCGTCGAGCTCGGCCAGGTCGGGGAGCTCACGCCCAAGGCCTGGCACGCCCAGCTCAACGCCAACCTGGTGGCCCCGGCCGAGCTCACCCGGCTCTTCCTGCCGCAGCTGCGCGTCGCACAGGGCCACGTCCTCTTCGTCAACTCCGGCGCCGGGCTCGCCGCGAGCGCCGGCTGGAGCGCCTACGCGGCGAGCAAGCACGGGCTGAAGGCGCTGGCCGACTCGCTGCGCCAGGAGGAGCACGGCAACGGGGTCCGGGTGACCACCGTCTACCCCGGGCGCACCGCGAGCCCCATGCAGGCCAAGGTCCACCAGCAGGAGGGCAAGGAGTACGACGCCGAGCGCTGGATCGACCCGGAGTCCATCGCCACCACCATCCTGATGGCGATCGACCTGCCGCGCGACGCCGAGGTCAACGACCTCACGGTGCGCCCCGGCCGCTGA
- a CDS encoding methionine synthase gives MSEKSKFRMCPATGIGSMPGGDAREAAKTVTGSFGDGQGVPYLAELPARGPGADMIGRTIGLLVEMYGHVEPSGWRISDRPGRDTRRARSWLGEDLDALEEFTQGYEGPLKVQAVGPWTLAAALERRGGEAVLGDRGACRDLAGSLTEGLRDHLAEVRRRMPGARVILQLDEPSLTGVLRGQVRTASGYRTYRAVDRQLVESTLREVLGAAGEGATLVHTCAPEVPFALLRRAGADGISFDFSLLTEREEEAIGEAVEGGTQLFLGVVPGTDPASDGLSDPGGSVMGVRTLWRRLGLNPGTLTESVAITPSCGLAGASPAYARAALAHCARAAKSLADNPE, from the coding sequence GTGAGCGAGAAGAGCAAGTTCAGGATGTGCCCGGCCACCGGAATCGGATCGATGCCCGGAGGGGACGCACGGGAGGCGGCGAAGACCGTCACCGGCTCCTTCGGGGACGGCCAGGGCGTGCCCTATCTGGCGGAACTGCCCGCGCGCGGGCCGGGCGCGGACATGATCGGGCGGACCATCGGGCTGCTCGTCGAGATGTACGGGCACGTCGAGCCGAGCGGCTGGCGGATCAGCGACCGGCCGGGGCGCGACACCCGCCGGGCCCGCTCCTGGCTGGGCGAGGACCTCGACGCGCTGGAGGAGTTCACCCAGGGCTACGAGGGCCCGCTCAAGGTCCAGGCCGTCGGGCCCTGGACGCTGGCCGCCGCCCTGGAGCGCCGGGGCGGCGAGGCCGTGCTCGGCGACCGGGGCGCCTGCCGCGACCTGGCCGGATCGCTGACCGAGGGGCTGCGCGACCACCTCGCGGAGGTACGGCGCCGGATGCCCGGAGCCCGGGTGATCCTCCAGCTCGACGAACCCTCCCTGACCGGCGTCCTGCGCGGGCAGGTCAGGACGGCGAGCGGCTACCGCACCTACCGTGCGGTGGACCGCCAGCTCGTCGAGTCCACCTTGCGCGAGGTGCTGGGCGCGGCGGGCGAGGGCGCCACGCTCGTCCACACCTGCGCGCCGGAGGTCCCGTTCGCCCTGCTGCGCAGGGCCGGGGCGGACGGCATCTCGTTCGACTTCTCGCTGCTCACCGAGCGTGAGGAGGAGGCGATCGGGGAAGCCGTCGAGGGCGGTACCCAGCTGTTCCTCGGGGTGGTGCCGGGCACAGACCCGGCCTCGGACGGATTGTCCGACCCGGGCGGTAGCGTCATGGGTGTCAGGACGCTGTGGCGCAGGCTGGGGCTGAATCCGGGGACTCTGACCGAGTCCGTCGCGATCACCCCGTCGTGCGGCCTCGCGGGCGCGTCACCCGCGTACGCACGGGCCGCGCTCGCCCACTGCGCCCGGGCCGCGAAATCGCTTGCGGACAACCCTGAGTAA
- the ligA gene encoding NAD-dependent DNA ligase LigA has protein sequence MAGEEQTAGPVEAGTEVPPESRERHALLAEQIEEHRFRYYVNDQPVVSDAEFDRLMRELEALEDTYPPLRTPDSPSQKVAGPYRTEFTSVEHRERMLSLDNAFDDEELATWGERVARDVGATGYHFLCELKIDGLAVNLTYEHGLLTRAATRGDGRTGEDITPNVRTIAEIPHRLKGDRIPALVEIRGEVFFPMEGFEELNARLVEADDKPFANPRNAAAGSLRQKDPKVTASRPLHMVVHGIGAREGFDIDCLSHAYELLQAWGLPTAKYNKVVDSLDGVREFIAYFGENRHSVEHEIDGVVVKLDEIPLQGRLGSTSRAPRWAIAWKYAPEEVNTKLVNIRVGVGRTGRVTPYAQVEPVEVAGSEVEFATLHNQNVVRSKGVLIGDTVVLRKAGDVIPEILGPVVDLRDGTERAFVMPTECPECGTELRPMKEADIDVRCPNARSCPAQLRERVAYLAGRKCLDIDHFGYVAAAALTRPLEPAEPPLRDEGDLFGLTVEQLLPIRAYVLDMDSGLPKRDPKTGEEKTALVFANQQGEPKKNAVAMLDAIAAAKEAPLARILTGLSIRHVGPVAAQELARQFRSIDRIDEATEQELSDADGVGPIIAASVKAWFAEEWHREILRKWREAGVRMEDEGAGEEEGPRPLEGLTVVVTGTLDSHTRDGAKEALQSRGAKVTGSVSKKTSFVVVGDNPGSKYDKAVQLKVPVLDEDGFAVLLADGPDAAREAAVPAGTAETGAGTGAGTGAGE, from the coding sequence ATGGCCGGCGAAGAGCAGACGGCAGGGCCGGTGGAGGCAGGGACGGAGGTGCCGCCGGAGTCACGCGAGCGGCACGCACTCCTCGCCGAACAGATCGAGGAGCACCGCTTCCGCTATTACGTGAACGACCAGCCGGTCGTCAGCGACGCCGAGTTCGACCGGCTGATGCGCGAGCTGGAGGCACTGGAGGACACGTACCCGCCGCTGCGCACGCCCGACTCGCCGTCGCAGAAGGTCGCGGGCCCGTACCGGACGGAGTTCACCTCCGTCGAACACCGCGAGCGGATGCTGTCCCTGGACAACGCCTTCGACGACGAGGAGCTGGCCACCTGGGGCGAGCGCGTCGCCCGGGACGTCGGCGCCACCGGCTACCACTTCCTGTGCGAGCTGAAGATCGACGGCCTCGCGGTCAACCTCACCTACGAGCACGGCCTGCTGACCCGGGCCGCGACCCGGGGCGACGGCCGCACCGGCGAGGACATCACGCCCAACGTCCGGACGATCGCGGAGATCCCGCACCGGCTGAAGGGCGACCGCATCCCGGCGCTCGTCGAGATCCGCGGCGAGGTCTTCTTCCCGATGGAGGGCTTCGAGGAGCTGAACGCCCGGCTGGTGGAGGCGGACGACAAGCCCTTCGCCAACCCGCGCAACGCGGCGGCCGGTTCACTGCGCCAGAAGGACCCCAAGGTCACCGCGAGCCGCCCGCTCCACATGGTCGTCCACGGCATCGGCGCCCGCGAGGGCTTCGACATCGACTGCCTCTCGCACGCCTACGAGCTGCTCCAGGCCTGGGGCCTGCCCACCGCCAAGTACAACAAGGTGGTCGACTCCCTCGACGGCGTACGCGAGTTCATCGCCTACTTCGGCGAGAACCGGCACTCGGTGGAGCACGAGATCGACGGCGTCGTCGTCAAGCTCGACGAGATCCCGCTCCAGGGCCGGCTCGGCTCCACCTCGCGCGCCCCGCGCTGGGCAATCGCCTGGAAGTACGCGCCGGAGGAGGTCAACACCAAGCTGGTCAACATCCGCGTCGGCGTCGGCCGCACCGGCCGCGTCACTCCGTACGCACAGGTCGAACCGGTCGAAGTGGCCGGCTCCGAGGTCGAGTTCGCCACCCTGCACAACCAGAACGTGGTGCGGAGCAAGGGCGTCCTGATCGGTGACACGGTGGTGCTCCGCAAGGCGGGTGACGTGATCCCCGAGATCCTCGGGCCGGTCGTCGACCTCCGCGACGGTACCGAGCGGGCGTTCGTCATGCCCACCGAATGCCCCGAGTGCGGCACGGAGCTGCGGCCCATGAAGGAGGCCGACATCGACGTCCGCTGCCCGAACGCCCGCTCCTGCCCGGCCCAGCTGCGCGAGCGCGTCGCCTATCTGGCGGGCCGCAAGTGCCTGGACATCGACCACTTCGGCTATGTCGCGGCCGCCGCGCTGACCCGCCCGCTGGAGCCCGCGGAGCCGCCGCTGCGCGACGAGGGCGATTTGTTCGGACTGACCGTCGAGCAGCTGCTGCCCATCCGGGCCTACGTCCTCGACATGGACAGCGGACTGCCCAAGCGCGACCCGAAGACGGGGGAGGAGAAGACCGCGCTGGTCTTCGCCAACCAGCAGGGCGAGCCGAAGAAGAACGCCGTCGCGATGCTGGACGCCATCGCGGCGGCGAAGGAAGCCCCGCTGGCCCGCATCCTCACCGGGCTCTCGATCCGCCACGTCGGGCCGGTCGCCGCGCAGGAGCTGGCCCGTCAGTTCCGTTCCATCGACCGGATCGACGAGGCCACCGAGCAGGAGCTGTCCGACGCCGACGGGGTCGGACCGATCATCGCGGCCTCGGTGAAGGCGTGGTTCGCCGAGGAGTGGCACCGGGAGATCCTGCGCAAGTGGCGCGAGGCCGGGGTCCGGATGGAGGACGAGGGCGCCGGTGAGGAGGAGGGGCCCAGGCCGCTCGAAGGACTCACCGTCGTCGTCACCGGCACCCTGGACTCGCACACCAGGGATGGCGCGAAAGAAGCCCTCCAGAGCCGCGGGGCGAAGGTGACCGGGTCCGTCTCGAAGAAGACCTCCTTCGTGGTGGTAGGTGACAACCCCGGCTCCAAGTACGACAAGGCCGTGCAACTGAAGGTCCCCGTGCTGGACGAGGACGGCTTCGCCGTACTGCTCGCGGACGGACCCGACGCGGCGCGCGAGGCGGCTGTGCCGGCCGGGACGGCTGAGACGGGGGCCGGGACGGGGGCCGGGACGGGGGCCGGGGAGTAG